CATCAATAGTCAAAACCACTGGATCTGAACTATCTACATCATAAGCAGTGGTAGTTAATGATCTGGCACTAGCTCTATCAAAGTCAAAAGGGAAAAAATTATCATTTGTACCCACAAATGTCACATCTCCATTGTCGATAGGAATAATTTCTCCTTGCACAGCATCTCCACTAAATCCACCTAATTTTAGCCTTACAGCATTGTCAGGCCAAACAAAGTCAATATCAGTTGCTGCCCCTTGAGCAGTTGCAGTTCCAAATATTGTCTCATCTGGATCAATAATATCATTATTGATAGCATCGTCCCATAAAATAAAGGTAGTCCCTGCCGGAAAGGTAGAGGCTTCATAAGTTACAGTTGCCTCTTGATTGGCGTACTGTGGTGATGGGGGTACGGTTGTAGCATCCCATGTTTGCGCACTAGCCCCAAACGCAAAAAAGCCTACGAGCATCGTAAGCATCAGTGCTTTGAGGTAGCGTGTTTTTTGTAGTATTATATTTTCCATTGTATTTATCTATTTTAGTTTTAAAATGTTAAAAATCTAAATCCAATTTTAAGCACATTCGTAGTGTTTAAATAGCCAAAGCTAGTAGAGGTTGGTGCTTGAAAGCTTTCTCCATCCACTAATACCTCTTTATTATTTCTGCGAACATATTGAAAGCCTATTTCGCCTCCAACATAAAAGCGCTCACCAAAGAAATATTCTGCTCCTATTGAGACTCTAGCACCAAATTGGGTGTAGCCTCGACCTCCTACAAATGAAGCCGGATTATTGGGTAATGATGTAGCGCCCAGTACCGTTGGCCCAGTACTTGATTTTCGACTTGCAATTCGCTGACCAATCATTAAATCACCAGCCGCATATGAGCGAAATGAGCCTTCATTTATAAAATGATATTCAAAACCTGGCATTAGGTTCCACTCGCTATCATTGATCACTACATCAGGTGTTTGCTGATTATTGTTCAAATCCATATCCATTCCTAAGCGAACCGCCATTTCTTCTGTAATAAAATAGCGTGCCCTAAACTCAGAAAAGTTCAATAAGCTACTCCCGTCAAAGGGAGTTCCGGTCACCTCAAAGAGGAGATCTCCTGCCCCAGCCATTCCTCCCGAACTACCTTCTTCCTCAGAACTTTCATCCTGAGCGAAAATAGGACATGAAAGCAATAGCAATGCAGATAAAAGCATCAATTGTTTTCTCATAGTCATTGTTTTAATTTAATTAAACATTTATTTTTATTATTATTTTTGAATGATTTTGCACTAAATTAATAAATATTTCAACTAACACAATTTTTTTTGTCGAAAATAGTTGCAAATACCTATATATAGGTACATCAATATTACATTTCCTTATCCTATACTTTTGTATATCAGCAAATTACAATGTTTACCACCCTTATTGTTAATAAATTATTACCTAGAACTGAGCTGATATTGGAATTATACTATTTTATATAGGAAGATAGTACCAAATAAATCCAATGTTTAATGATTTTCAAATTAAACTTGAGTAAATGACCTTAAACACCCCCCCACTTTGATTTCCAAAATTCTATCTCAATTTTCCCAATGTCACTTTCACTCAAAAAAAAAGGGACTGGCAATATTATTAAGGTCGAAAACAAACCTAATGAGACCTAAAGAATTATGCTTTTAAGTATTTCCGAATACCGAAAAAACACATCTAATAAGGAATAGGGAAGCCTGATACTTTTAATGTTTAAAAAGCATAGAGCCTGGAAATTCCACAAACTTTTAGCGGGAGAAAAGAAGAAAAAAAATTGAGGGCGAACACCACACCCTCGATTGCACCTGCCTTCGAAGAGAGACTCAAAGGCAGGGCAGAA
This is a stretch of genomic DNA from Marivirga harenae. It encodes these proteins:
- a CDS encoding outer membrane beta-barrel protein translates to MRKQLMLLSALLLLSCPIFAQDESSEEEGSSGGMAGAGDLLFEVTGTPFDGSSLLNFSEFRARYFITEEMAVRLGMDMDLNNNQQTPDVVINDSEWNLMPGFEYHFINEGSFRSYAAGDLMIGQRIASRKSSTGPTVLGATSLPNNPASFVGGRGYTQFGARVSIGAEYFFGERFYVGGEIGFQYVRRNNKEVLVDGESFQAPTSTSFGYLNTTNVLKIGFRFLTF